The Chloroflexus aggregans DSM 9485 genome segment CCAGAACACAAAAGCCATCGGTGGATCAAACTGGAGCGGTTTAGGTGCTAGTAAATTCCATCCTAGCCATACCACCGTCCAGGTAAAAATAGCCAAAAAGAAACCCATTGTGCCAACTCGCTCGGTGATAAATAATGCCAATCGATCAAGACGACCTATTTGTTCACTATGCTCGCGATTGACATCGCGTATCGGTTGGCGTTGGCGACGTAATTCACTCAGCGCGTGAGGTGGTTGTGGGAGATGAAAATGCATGGTTGGCTCCTTGACAATGAAACCATGGTACTCACGTATGGGTCTGCGATGATGTCGGTTTGAGCAGACGGTACATAATAATGGTCAGCAAGCCGGGTAGCCAGAAGGTCAAAATCCGGTAGATGAGCGTCGCGCTTAACGAGACAGTGGGGGAAATGCCAAGACGTGATGCAACCAAGACAAGGGTTGCTTCAAACGAGCCACCGCCGCCGGGCAGGGGTGCCAGCGTCGCAAAAAGACTGGCGAGGCTATAACTCAGGATCACGACCGATAGGTGCGGGTCACTCCCAACCGTGCGAAAGGCACAGTAGAGCGTCAGGATATCGAGGCACAGAACAGCAATCTGAATTCCCAGTAACCGTGAAAATGTTTTTGGTTGACGAGCGACAAGTGCCTTTCCACGGTACAATTCGTCAAGAAACTGTTCAACCTGATTTGGTCGCCACTGCCGGCGCAAAAGGCGGGCCAGCCATTGTTGAACAGCAATTGCTTTGCGGGTGAAATCGGCACGATCACGCTGTAATCCCCAGAGATACATTCCGGTGATAACGATGATTAGCGCAATGATCCCAACTTCGGTAATTTGAC includes the following:
- a CDS encoding lysylphosphatidylglycerol synthase transmembrane domain-containing protein yields the protein MAEPFVNAHKAVRQNWIQYVVAICGLGIVLGLALSSIDLHELHQVLTTANPWWLTAAVICKVLTPLGTATLYAGVLRMLGHHIRAISLWLIAQMAIVINMAFPAGPMAMSAFLLHVFRRRGVPEGITTIAVVIDSLTYETTFFGLVGFGLAYLLMHRDLSVSQITEVGIIALIIVITGMYLWGLQRDRADFTRKAIAVQQWLARLLRRQWRPNQVEQFLDELYRGKALVARQPKTFSRLLGIQIAVLCLDILTLYCAFRTVGSDPHLSVVILSYSLASLFATLAPLPGGGGSFEATLVLVASRLGISPTVSLSATLIYRILTFWLPGLLTIIMYRLLKPTSSQTHT